A stretch of the Neodiprion lecontei isolate iyNeoLeco1 chromosome 4, iyNeoLeco1.1, whole genome shotgun sequence genome encodes the following:
- the LOC107221589 gene encoding nicotinamide/nicotinic acid mononucleotide adenylyltransferase 3 isoform X1 — protein sequence MAPTKVILLSCGSYNPPTNMHLRMFEIARDHLHKMGSHIVIGGVISPVHDGYGKKELTSATHRCAMLRLALHNNDWIRLSDWETKREGWTKTRVTIQHHQNLLNSWLFDTHDIKHHSEIEDMDWIPANVRKDANAEQNPIQVKLLCGADLLESFGTPGLWAEEDIDAIVGQHGLVVVTREGSNPNRFIYDSDVLTKYMHNIIIVTEWITNEISSTKIRRALRRGESAKYLLHDSVLDYIYKHGIYDAKRSSAIKLGQSPNNIGSNYLHIDKKYENTFLTPSPSDITMETPSPVEIISIDIPDSIMKKNFLNNSNFANNTNCKLSIGKTEDDNDSVRDKFISVMSENGNNKLLNSMKSVYPGQAKQIIATETGESHILDEGTAKPACLL from the exons ATGGCGCCGACTAAGGTGATACTTCTTTCCTGCGGCAGTTATAATCCTCCGACGAATATGCATCTAAGAATGTTCG AAATTGCTCGCGATCATCTTCACAAAATGGGATCTCACATTGTAATTGGTGGTGTGATATCGCCAGTGCACGACGGTTATGGTAAGAAAGAATTGACGAGTGCAACTCACAGATGCGCGATGTTGAGGCTGGCACTGCACAATAATGATTGGATTAGACTAAGCGATTGGGAGACGAAGCGGGAAGGATGGACAAAAACACGGGTCACCATACAGCACCATCAGAACCTCTTGAATTCTTGGCTGTTTGACACACACGATATTAAGCATCACTCAGAGATCGAGGACATGGACTGGATACCGGCAAATGTAAGAAAAGATGCAAATGCAGAGCAGAATCCCATCCAAGTGAAATTGTTATGCGGTGCCGACCTTCTCGAGAGCTTTGGTACTCCTGGTCTATGGGCAGAAGAAGAT ATCGATGCCATAGTTGGACAGCATGGTCTAGTCGTTGTGACCAGGGAAGGTTCAAACCCAAATCGGTTTATATATGATTCGGATGTCCTTACCAAATACATG caCAACATCATCATTGTCACCGAATGGATAACCAACGAAATTAGTTCCACTAAAATTCGGAGAGCATTAAGACGCGGAGAAAGCGCCAAGTACCTTCTTCATGATTCGGTCCTCGACTACATATACAAACATGGAATATACGATGCTAAACGATCCTCAGCAAT TAAGTTGGGACAATCTCCAAATAATATCGGAAGTAATTATTTGCACATAGATAAAAAGTATGAGAATACATTTTTAACACCGTCGCCGAGCGATATTACAATGGAAACACCGAGTCCCGTGGAAATCATATCGATCGATATTCCCGACTCTAtaatgaagaagaattttttgaacaattcAAACTTTGCAAATAATACCAACTGCAAGTTATCAATCGGTAAGACAGAAGATGATAACGATTCGGTACGCGACAAGTTCATCAGCGTTATGTCAGAGAACGGTAATAACAAGCTGTTGAACAGTATGAAAAGCGTTTACCCTGGACAGGCGAAGCAGATCATTGCGACAGAGACCGGGGAATCTCATATTCTCGATGAG
- the LOC107221589 gene encoding nicotinamide/nicotinic acid mononucleotide adenylyltransferase 3 isoform X3 has protein sequence MAPTKVILLSCGSYNPPTNMHLRMFEIARDHLHKMGSHIVIGGVISPVHDGYGKKELTSATHRCAMLRLALHNNDWIRLSDWETKREGWTKTRVTIQHHQNLLNSWLFDTHDIKHHSEIEDMDWIPANVRKDANAEQNPIQVKLLCGADLLESFGTPGLWAEEDIDAIVGQHGLVVVTREGSNPNRFIYDSDVLTKYMHNIIIVTEWITNEISSTKIRRALRRGESAKYLLHDSVLDYIYKHGIYDAKRSSAILQENCVFFHAAKYHRTQKERQNLHAFCKTTS, from the exons ATGGCGCCGACTAAGGTGATACTTCTTTCCTGCGGCAGTTATAATCCTCCGACGAATATGCATCTAAGAATGTTCG AAATTGCTCGCGATCATCTTCACAAAATGGGATCTCACATTGTAATTGGTGGTGTGATATCGCCAGTGCACGACGGTTATGGTAAGAAAGAATTGACGAGTGCAACTCACAGATGCGCGATGTTGAGGCTGGCACTGCACAATAATGATTGGATTAGACTAAGCGATTGGGAGACGAAGCGGGAAGGATGGACAAAAACACGGGTCACCATACAGCACCATCAGAACCTCTTGAATTCTTGGCTGTTTGACACACACGATATTAAGCATCACTCAGAGATCGAGGACATGGACTGGATACCGGCAAATGTAAGAAAAGATGCAAATGCAGAGCAGAATCCCATCCAAGTGAAATTGTTATGCGGTGCCGACCTTCTCGAGAGCTTTGGTACTCCTGGTCTATGGGCAGAAGAAGAT ATCGATGCCATAGTTGGACAGCATGGTCTAGTCGTTGTGACCAGGGAAGGTTCAAACCCAAATCGGTTTATATATGATTCGGATGTCCTTACCAAATACATG caCAACATCATCATTGTCACCGAATGGATAACCAACGAAATTAGTTCCACTAAAATTCGGAGAGCATTAAGACGCGGAGAAAGCGCCAAGTACCTTCTTCATGATTCGGTCCTCGACTACATATACAAACATGGAATATACGATGCTAAACGATCCTCAGCAAT TTTACAGGAAAATTGTGTTTTCTTTCACGCTGCCAAATATCATCGGACACAAAA
- the LOC107221476 gene encoding vesicular integral-membrane protein VIP36 isoform X1: MIMTFPWCYIFITGLLLFETSRGEWNTRDYLKREHSLIQPYQATGMTIPYWDFGGVTIVTNNYIRLTPDAQSTQGSLWNSVPCYVRNWELQVQFKVHGKGKELFGDGLAIWYAKDRMEGGPVFGNKDFFHGLAIILDTYSNHNGPHNHQHPYISAMINNGSLHYDHDRDGTHTQLEGCEAKFRNFDHDTHIAIRYEKDTLTVSTDLSNKAAWKDCFSVPGIKLPTGYYFGVTATTGDLSDNHDIISVRLYELDLPDDVKDEEDRSQILPSAMHFESPREHVDDPKPSALNGVKTFFLMLIAAIVLIAVLVLGIMYYQKHQENSRKRFY; the protein is encoded by the exons ATGATCATGACTTTTCCGTGGTGCTACATATTTATCACAGGATTATTACTGTTCGAAACGTCCAGGGGAGAATGGAACACGAGAGATTACCTGAAGCGAGAACATTCCTTAATCCAGCCGTATCAAG CTACGGGAATGACGATACCTTATTGGGATTTTGGTGGTGTCACAATAGTGACAAATAATTATATCCGCCTGACACCAGATGCCCAAAGCACCCAAGGATCACTATGGAATTCAGTG CCATGCTATGTCAGGAATTGGGAACTCCAAGTACAATTCAAAGTTCATGGAAAAGGGAAGGAATTATTTGGTGACGGACTTGCTATCTGGTACGCCAAAGACAGAATGGAAGGTGGCCCAGTTTTTGGtaacaaagatttttttcacggGCTTGCCATAATTTTGGACACTTACAGCAACCATAATGGTCCACACAAT CATCAACATCCCTACATCTCAGCGATGATAAATAACGGGTCTTTGCACTATGACCATGACCGTGATGGAACGCATACGCAGTTGGAAGGCTGCGAGGCTaaattcagaaattttgaTCATGACACTCATATAGCTATAAGATATGAAAAGGATACCTTAACAG TATCTACTGATCTCTCAAACAAGGCTGCTTGGAAGGACTGCTTTTCTGTTCCTGGCATAAAGCTTCCAACAGGTTACTACTTCGGAGTTACAGCGACCACTGGTGATCTTTCCGATAATCATGACATAATATCAGTCAGACTTTATGAGCTTGACCTGCCTGACGAT GTTAAAGATGAAGAAGACAGATCTCAAATTCTTCCTTCAGCAATGCATTTCGAATCTCCAAGAG AACATGTGGATGACCCTAAGCCATCAGCTCTGAATGGTGTCAAAACTTTCTTCTTGATGCTCATAGCTGCAATTGTTTTGATAGCAGTGCTAGTACTGGGAATTATGTATTACCAGAAGCATCAAGAAAATAGTAGGAAACGTTTCTACTAA
- the LOC107221476 gene encoding vesicular integral-membrane protein VIP36 isoform X2, translating to MTIPYWDFGGVTIVTNNYIRLTPDAQSTQGSLWNSVPCYVRNWELQVQFKVHGKGKELFGDGLAIWYAKDRMEGGPVFGNKDFFHGLAIILDTYSNHNGPHNHQHPYISAMINNGSLHYDHDRDGTHTQLEGCEAKFRNFDHDTHIAIRYEKDTLTVSTDLSNKAAWKDCFSVPGIKLPTGYYFGVTATTGDLSDNHDIISVRLYELDLPDDVKDEEDRSQILPSAMHFESPREHVDDPKPSALNGVKTFFLMLIAAIVLIAVLVLGIMYYQKHQENSRKRFY from the exons ATGACGATACCTTATTGGGATTTTGGTGGTGTCACAATAGTGACAAATAATTATATCCGCCTGACACCAGATGCCCAAAGCACCCAAGGATCACTATGGAATTCAGTG CCATGCTATGTCAGGAATTGGGAACTCCAAGTACAATTCAAAGTTCATGGAAAAGGGAAGGAATTATTTGGTGACGGACTTGCTATCTGGTACGCCAAAGACAGAATGGAAGGTGGCCCAGTTTTTGGtaacaaagatttttttcacggGCTTGCCATAATTTTGGACACTTACAGCAACCATAATGGTCCACACAAT CATCAACATCCCTACATCTCAGCGATGATAAATAACGGGTCTTTGCACTATGACCATGACCGTGATGGAACGCATACGCAGTTGGAAGGCTGCGAGGCTaaattcagaaattttgaTCATGACACTCATATAGCTATAAGATATGAAAAGGATACCTTAACAG TATCTACTGATCTCTCAAACAAGGCTGCTTGGAAGGACTGCTTTTCTGTTCCTGGCATAAAGCTTCCAACAGGTTACTACTTCGGAGTTACAGCGACCACTGGTGATCTTTCCGATAATCATGACATAATATCAGTCAGACTTTATGAGCTTGACCTGCCTGACGAT GTTAAAGATGAAGAAGACAGATCTCAAATTCTTCCTTCAGCAATGCATTTCGAATCTCCAAGAG AACATGTGGATGACCCTAAGCCATCAGCTCTGAATGGTGTCAAAACTTTCTTCTTGATGCTCATAGCTGCAATTGTTTTGATAGCAGTGCTAGTACTGGGAATTATGTATTACCAGAAGCATCAAGAAAATAGTAGGAAACGTTTCTACTAA
- the LOC107221660 gene encoding wolframin isoform X2, which produces MAGVVPMSGRSGRKQWTLHDGPRGSLRRLRSQLAEDGCPESQVVLAKQLLEERCELDVDKEENAKLGVYWLTKASEQGNLEATDILRKCLATGRGITEHNYYDVKSCLDMSQDEKLARRAAREMFTSLSNGEEFITTEQLQRRMRDVAFPPTNRASCSSSNESSFNNVQKSLADSFGDASSRDEFLDDPLPVKEGEKSSDSMPDWSEHQGEKISEAALVSAAASYARGSLPIVSRVICLVEPSQIALDTIPLLQRPLLHPLASLKRLYIWLVQLLGRRGTPIFKKIFFTSNIHTLLLLLLYSLFGTESLILFIPMTLYYLSFVVMVVATFQMLQTKRELTDFRIWSGLFLSYSGGNLNPEEAEYQYCRNNLKPYGHFFLALLTNLMIYPIIAQQWTPQSEFTIIAFILTLTTLLNFMWKDSSRFPDFLALFSFAVHVLAKYPYETDMVVAQGWRFIDIRVPTFASYVVGNGIEFCLNFRAVFYLLIPAVFAKMAARDGWRGTYKTLIPHCVTLSWWQIAILSSQGATWYGLIRGALAIVGMVLFLPIAGIASIALPIVAAAKYLPESDLLLRAGITTALGILPFLISWYVKKTRSQRYNKIMTFTQITMGIAAGLWLGWSVIAGNKRELESAMYEPMPTLSWEQYQNYCHQPAWEESSSLAQVQVKCAHLKGVSVSWEGYVTKVKLKSIKNNLEKVFNKLPDAIRIPLTCSYGEAYEDNCTTGDELRKQNCRTLLNIQKRLNKCHLSAWNKYEFEISVKIKSGIWGSNGELILIADHSFTNFSLNIYSGDKIWFVGKLTNTEFEGESLLGGNRPHLQLEEVGCHVCHTTKLKPFRRSIYQVTFTSIMKDIYLGVKSVLNFFLNPLVIFK; this is translated from the exons ATGGCAGGAGTCGTGCCGATGTCCGGAAGATCTGGAAGAAAGCAGTGGACCCTCCACG ATGGTCCACGAGGTTCTCTTCGAAGATTACGCTCTCAGTTGGCAGAGGATGGATGTCCCGAATCCCAAGTTGTTCTCGCTAAGCAACTCTTGGAGGAACGCTGCG AATTGGACGTCGACAAAGAGGAGAATGCAAAATTGGGGGTTTATTGGCTCACCAAAGCTTCAGAACAAGGAAACTTGGAAGCTACGGATATTCTGAGGAAATGTTTGGCGACAGGCAGGGGCATCACAGAGCACAATTATTACGATGTTAAAAGTTGTCTGGATATGTCGCAGGACGAAAAACTCGCTAGAAGGGCAGCTAGGGAAATGTTTACCAG TTTATCCAATGGCGAGGAATTTATCACTACAGAACAACTGCAGAGGAGAATGCGAGATGTAGCCTTTCCCCCAACAAACAGAGCAAGCTGTTCCAGTTCCAATGAATCATCATTCAACAATGTACAAAAATCGCTAGCGGACAGCTTTGGCGATGCGTCTTCAAGGGATGAATTTCTGGATGATCCTTTGCCAGTCAAAGAAGGGGAAAAATCCTCGGATTCAATGCCAG ATTGGTCTGAGCATCAAGGAGAGAAGATAAGCGAAGCAGCGTTGGTCTCAGCCGCTGCGAGTTATGCTCGTGGATCGCTTCCAATTGTTTCTCGTGTTATATGTCTGGTCGAACCTTCACAAATAGCTTTGGACACGATTCCGTTACTCCAAAGACCTCTGTTGCATCCATTGGCTTCGCTTAAGAGGCTTTACATATGGCTAGTTCAGTTACTCGGCCGCAGAGGAACTCCAATATTCAAGAAGATATTCTTCACTTCCAACATTCACACACTGTTGTTACTTCTGCTTTATTCCTTGTTTGGTACTGAAAGCTTGATACTTTTTATACCCATGACACTGTACTATTTATCATTTGTCGTTATGGTCGTGGCGACGTTTCAAATGTTGCAGACAAAACGAGAGTTGACTGATTTCCGAATCTGGTCAGGTTTATTCCTCAGTTATTCGGGAGGCAACTTGAATCCAGAAGAAGCAGAGTATCAGTACTGCCGCAACAATTTGAAACCCTATGGTCACTTCTTCCTAGCGCTGCTCACAAATCTCATGATCTATCCCATCATAGCCCAACAATGGACCCCGCAGTCGGAATTCACCATTATAGCGTTTATACTGACGCTGACAACGCTCTTGAACTTCATGTGGAAAGATAGCTCAAGGTTTCCCGACTTCCTGGCGCTATTCAGCTTTGCTGTACACGTCTTGGCCAAATATCCGTATGAAACTGACATGGTCGTCGCTCAGGGTTGGAGATTCATTGACATACGAGTACCGACGTTCGCATCCTACGTTGTGGGCAATGGCATCGAGTTTTGCCTAAACTTTCGCGCTGTGTTTTATCTCCTAATTCCTGCCGTGTTTGCCAAAATGGCAGCCAGGGACGGCTGGCGTGGTACTTACAAAACTCTTATTCCTCACTGCGTCACACTAAGCTGGTGGCAAATCGCCATACTCAGTTCCCAAGGCGCGACTTGGTACGGTTTGATCAGAGGAGCTCTGGCGATAGTCGGGATGGTTCTCTTTCTTCCTATTGCAGGAATCGCGTCCATTGCTCTGCCAATTGTTGCGGCAGCCAAATATCTGCCGGAAAGTGATCTTCTGTTGAGAGCAGGTATCACCACCGCTCTGGGAATTCTGCCATTTCTAATATCGTGGTACGTCAAGAAAACACGAAGTCAGCGATACAACAAAATCATGACTTTTACACAG ATCACAATGGGAATTGCTGCTGGACTCTGGCTCGGTTGGTCGGTCATCGCGGGTAACAAACGCGAGTTGGAATCAGCCATGTACGAACCGATGCCGACATTGTCATGGGAACAGTATCAGAATTATTGTCACCAACCAGCTTGGGAAGAGTCGTCGTCTCTGGCGCAGGTACAAGTGAAATGCGCACATTTGAAAGGTGTCTCCGTGTCATGGGAGGGATATGTGACAAAAGTAAAACTCAAATCTATAAAAAACAATCTGGAAAAAGTATTCAACAAGTTACCAGATGCGATAAGAATACCATTGACTTGTTCTTATGGAGAAGCTTACGAAGATAATTGTACCACGGGTGACGAATTGAGAAAACAGAACTGCCGGACTTTGTTAAACATTCAGAAAAGACTAAACAAATGTCACTTGTCTGCGTGGAATAAATACGAATTTGAGATctcagtaaaaataaaaagcggTATTTGGGGCAGCAATGGCGAGCTAATTCTGATCGCCGATCATTCCTTCACTAATTTTAGCCTGAACATTTACTCTGGGGATAAAATATGGTTTGTCGGTAAGCTGACTAACACTGAATTTGAGGGTGAATCTTTGCTTGGTGGCAACCGACCACACTTACAATTGGAAGAAGTTGGCTGCCACGTTTGTCATACGACCAAGCTAAAGCCGTTTAGACGATCCATATATCAAGTGACATTTACATCTATAATGAAAGACATTTATCTTGGTGTTAAATCCGTGCTGAATTTCTTCTTAAATCCGTTGgtcatttttaaataa
- the LOC107221660 gene encoding wolframin isoform X1, with protein MAGVVPMSGRSGRKQWTLHDGPRGSLRRLRSQLAEDGCPESQVVLAKQLLEERCELDVDKEENAKLGVYWLTKASEQGNLEATDILRKCLATGRGITEHNYYDVKSCLDMSQDEKLARRAAREMFTSLSNGEEFITTEQLQRRMRDVAFPPTNRASCSSSNESSFNNVQKSLADSFGDASSRDEFLDDPLPVKEGEKSSDSMPGSYWSEHQGEKISEAALVSAAASYARGSLPIVSRVICLVEPSQIALDTIPLLQRPLLHPLASLKRLYIWLVQLLGRRGTPIFKKIFFTSNIHTLLLLLLYSLFGTESLILFIPMTLYYLSFVVMVVATFQMLQTKRELTDFRIWSGLFLSYSGGNLNPEEAEYQYCRNNLKPYGHFFLALLTNLMIYPIIAQQWTPQSEFTIIAFILTLTTLLNFMWKDSSRFPDFLALFSFAVHVLAKYPYETDMVVAQGWRFIDIRVPTFASYVVGNGIEFCLNFRAVFYLLIPAVFAKMAARDGWRGTYKTLIPHCVTLSWWQIAILSSQGATWYGLIRGALAIVGMVLFLPIAGIASIALPIVAAAKYLPESDLLLRAGITTALGILPFLISWYVKKTRSQRYNKIMTFTQITMGIAAGLWLGWSVIAGNKRELESAMYEPMPTLSWEQYQNYCHQPAWEESSSLAQVQVKCAHLKGVSVSWEGYVTKVKLKSIKNNLEKVFNKLPDAIRIPLTCSYGEAYEDNCTTGDELRKQNCRTLLNIQKRLNKCHLSAWNKYEFEISVKIKSGIWGSNGELILIADHSFTNFSLNIYSGDKIWFVGKLTNTEFEGESLLGGNRPHLQLEEVGCHVCHTTKLKPFRRSIYQVTFTSIMKDIYLGVKSVLNFFLNPLVIFK; from the exons ATGGCAGGAGTCGTGCCGATGTCCGGAAGATCTGGAAGAAAGCAGTGGACCCTCCACG ATGGTCCACGAGGTTCTCTTCGAAGATTACGCTCTCAGTTGGCAGAGGATGGATGTCCCGAATCCCAAGTTGTTCTCGCTAAGCAACTCTTGGAGGAACGCTGCG AATTGGACGTCGACAAAGAGGAGAATGCAAAATTGGGGGTTTATTGGCTCACCAAAGCTTCAGAACAAGGAAACTTGGAAGCTACGGATATTCTGAGGAAATGTTTGGCGACAGGCAGGGGCATCACAGAGCACAATTATTACGATGTTAAAAGTTGTCTGGATATGTCGCAGGACGAAAAACTCGCTAGAAGGGCAGCTAGGGAAATGTTTACCAG TTTATCCAATGGCGAGGAATTTATCACTACAGAACAACTGCAGAGGAGAATGCGAGATGTAGCCTTTCCCCCAACAAACAGAGCAAGCTGTTCCAGTTCCAATGAATCATCATTCAACAATGTACAAAAATCGCTAGCGGACAGCTTTGGCGATGCGTCTTCAAGGGATGAATTTCTGGATGATCCTTTGCCAGTCAAAGAAGGGGAAAAATCCTCGGATTCAATGCCAGGTTCCT ATTGGTCTGAGCATCAAGGAGAGAAGATAAGCGAAGCAGCGTTGGTCTCAGCCGCTGCGAGTTATGCTCGTGGATCGCTTCCAATTGTTTCTCGTGTTATATGTCTGGTCGAACCTTCACAAATAGCTTTGGACACGATTCCGTTACTCCAAAGACCTCTGTTGCATCCATTGGCTTCGCTTAAGAGGCTTTACATATGGCTAGTTCAGTTACTCGGCCGCAGAGGAACTCCAATATTCAAGAAGATATTCTTCACTTCCAACATTCACACACTGTTGTTACTTCTGCTTTATTCCTTGTTTGGTACTGAAAGCTTGATACTTTTTATACCCATGACACTGTACTATTTATCATTTGTCGTTATGGTCGTGGCGACGTTTCAAATGTTGCAGACAAAACGAGAGTTGACTGATTTCCGAATCTGGTCAGGTTTATTCCTCAGTTATTCGGGAGGCAACTTGAATCCAGAAGAAGCAGAGTATCAGTACTGCCGCAACAATTTGAAACCCTATGGTCACTTCTTCCTAGCGCTGCTCACAAATCTCATGATCTATCCCATCATAGCCCAACAATGGACCCCGCAGTCGGAATTCACCATTATAGCGTTTATACTGACGCTGACAACGCTCTTGAACTTCATGTGGAAAGATAGCTCAAGGTTTCCCGACTTCCTGGCGCTATTCAGCTTTGCTGTACACGTCTTGGCCAAATATCCGTATGAAACTGACATGGTCGTCGCTCAGGGTTGGAGATTCATTGACATACGAGTACCGACGTTCGCATCCTACGTTGTGGGCAATGGCATCGAGTTTTGCCTAAACTTTCGCGCTGTGTTTTATCTCCTAATTCCTGCCGTGTTTGCCAAAATGGCAGCCAGGGACGGCTGGCGTGGTACTTACAAAACTCTTATTCCTCACTGCGTCACACTAAGCTGGTGGCAAATCGCCATACTCAGTTCCCAAGGCGCGACTTGGTACGGTTTGATCAGAGGAGCTCTGGCGATAGTCGGGATGGTTCTCTTTCTTCCTATTGCAGGAATCGCGTCCATTGCTCTGCCAATTGTTGCGGCAGCCAAATATCTGCCGGAAAGTGATCTTCTGTTGAGAGCAGGTATCACCACCGCTCTGGGAATTCTGCCATTTCTAATATCGTGGTACGTCAAGAAAACACGAAGTCAGCGATACAACAAAATCATGACTTTTACACAG ATCACAATGGGAATTGCTGCTGGACTCTGGCTCGGTTGGTCGGTCATCGCGGGTAACAAACGCGAGTTGGAATCAGCCATGTACGAACCGATGCCGACATTGTCATGGGAACAGTATCAGAATTATTGTCACCAACCAGCTTGGGAAGAGTCGTCGTCTCTGGCGCAGGTACAAGTGAAATGCGCACATTTGAAAGGTGTCTCCGTGTCATGGGAGGGATATGTGACAAAAGTAAAACTCAAATCTATAAAAAACAATCTGGAAAAAGTATTCAACAAGTTACCAGATGCGATAAGAATACCATTGACTTGTTCTTATGGAGAAGCTTACGAAGATAATTGTACCACGGGTGACGAATTGAGAAAACAGAACTGCCGGACTTTGTTAAACATTCAGAAAAGACTAAACAAATGTCACTTGTCTGCGTGGAATAAATACGAATTTGAGATctcagtaaaaataaaaagcggTATTTGGGGCAGCAATGGCGAGCTAATTCTGATCGCCGATCATTCCTTCACTAATTTTAGCCTGAACATTTACTCTGGGGATAAAATATGGTTTGTCGGTAAGCTGACTAACACTGAATTTGAGGGTGAATCTTTGCTTGGTGGCAACCGACCACACTTACAATTGGAAGAAGTTGGCTGCCACGTTTGTCATACGACCAAGCTAAAGCCGTTTAGACGATCCATATATCAAGTGACATTTACATCTATAATGAAAGACATTTATCTTGGTGTTAAATCCGTGCTGAATTTCTTCTTAAATCCGTTGgtcatttttaaataa